Proteins encoded by one window of Arabidopsis thaliana chromosome 2, partial sequence:
- a CDS encoding HSP40/DnaJ peptide-binding protein (HSP40/DnaJ peptide-binding protein; FUNCTIONS IN: unfolded protein binding; INVOLVED IN: protein folding; LOCATED IN: cellular_component unknown; EXPRESSED IN: 13 plant structures; EXPRESSED DURING: 6 growth stages; CONTAINS InterPro DOMAIN/s: Molecular chaperone, heat shock protein, Hsp40, DnaJ (InterPro:IPR015609), HSP40/DnaJ peptide-binding (InterPro:IPR008971), Chaperone DnaJ, C-terminal (InterPro:IPR002939); BEST Arabidopsis thaliana protein match is: DNAJ heat shock family protein (TAIR:AT2G20560.1); Has 35333 Blast hits to 34131 proteins in 2444 species: Archae - 798; Bacteria - 22429; Metazoa - 974; Fungi - 991; Plants - 531; Viruses - 0; Other Eukaryotes - 9610 (source: NCBI BLink).), with translation MSHPRNADDIFSEFFGVSRPSGPSGPRNADDIYSEFFGVSSPSGPRNKDDIFSEFFEVSNPSGPRDKDDISAEYFGVPSPSGSGSSGGREGGGGGGGTMHHGGARKAAPVEKKLPCSLEDLYKGTTKKMKISREIAGVFGKTTQVQEILTVDVKPGWKTGTKITFSEKGNEQPGVIPADLVFIIDEKPHPVFTREGNDLVVTQKISVLEAFTGYTVNLTTLDGRRLTIPVNTVIHPEYVEVVPNEGMPLQKDQAKKGNLRIKFNIKFPTTLTSEQKTGLKKLLG, from the exons ATGAGTCACCCGAGAAATGCAGATGATATATTTTCTGAGTTCTTTGGGGTCTCTAGACCTTCTGGTCCTTCTGGTCCCAGAAATGCGGATGATATATATTCTGAGTTCTTTGGGGTCTCTAGCCCTTCTGGTCCAAGAAATAAGGATGATATATTTTCTGAGTTCTTTGAGGTCTCTAACCCTTCTGGTCCGAGAGATAAGGATGATATATCTGCTGAGTACTTTGGGGTCCCTAGCCCTTCTGGCAGTGGCAGCAGTGGAGGCAGAgaaggaggaggtggtggtggtggcacAATGCATCACGGTGGAGCTAGGAAGGCAGCTCCTGTTGAAAAAAAGTTGCCTTGTAGCCTTGAAGATCTTTACAAAGGAAccaccaagaagatgaagatctcTAGAGAGATTGCTGGTGTCTTTGG CAAGACGACGCAGGTACAAGAGATTTTGACTGTTGATGTGAAACCGGGGTGGAAGACAGGCACAAAGATCACATTCTCGGAGAAAGGAAATGAGCAACCCGGTGTGATACCAGCGGATTTAGTCTTCATCATAGATGAGAAGCCTCATCCGGTTTTCACTCGAGAGGGTAATGACCTCGTAGTCACACAGAAGATCTCAGTTCTCGAGGCCTTTACCGGCTACACCGTCAACCTGACTACACTTGATGGTCGGAGACTGACCATCCCAGTCAACACTGTGATCCATCCCGAGTATGTGGAAGTGGTTCCAAATGAAGGAATGCCGTTGCAGAAAGACCAGGCTAAGAAAGGCAACTTGAGGATCAAATTTAACATCAAGTTCCCTACAACGTTAACCTCAGAGCAGAAGACAGGATTGAAGAAACTTCTCGGATGA